The Pirellulales bacterium genomic interval AAGGTGTACCACGACCAACTCGAACGTTTTGATGCCGTGCTGGCGAAGCGCTTCCAGATCGTCGGCGCGGTCGCGCCGGCAGAGGATGCCGCCGTGGATTTTGGGGTGCAGCGTTTTCACCCGCCCGTCGAGCATCTCCGGAAACCCGGTGTACGCCGCCACGTCGAAGACCTTCAGTCCTTGCTCTTCGAGAAAGGCGCGGGTGCCTCCGGTGCTATACAACTCGACGCCCGCGGCCGCCAGTCCGCGAGCAAAATCCGCCAGTCGCTGCTTGTCGCTGACGCTGATCAGCGCTCGCTCGATACGGGGCGACTCCATGTCGGATGGGTTTTCCTGGTGGGTTTTCATTGGGCGTTGGGATGGTGGCTGGGGCAGAGCTTGGCCAGGACCGGCCCTGTTTGAGGACACGCTCTGCGGCCAAGCTCTCCCCCAGCCACCACCAGGCGTCAGGCGTCAGGCGTGAGGCGTCAGGGGTTGGGCGTCAGGTGTCAGGCGTCAGGTGTCAGGCGTCAGGGGTTGGGCGTCAGGCAAAGGTCAATTCAAATGTTTCTGAACCCTGAACCCTGAACCCTGAACCCTGAACCCTGAACCCTGAACCCTTCCTCGGTGGTCCGGCGCTCGCAAGCTCGCTGGTCCCACCCTACTTGTCTTCTTTCTCGTCGTCCGGATCGTCCTTCGTTTTGTCTTCGACGCCGAACGGATCGGGCCCTTCGTCGGCGGCCGGCTTCTTGCCCTTCGCCTCCTCGCCCTCACCCTTGGCCTTGCCTTCGCTCTTCTCGGCGTCTTTCACCGCGACCAGCGCGTGCCAGGCCGGTTGTTTGAGGCCGATTTCTCGCAAGCATTGCACCAACCCCGTCGCCGTGGCCAGATAGATGCGGTCGTTCTCGCGGTTGAAGACCTTGATCGTCAGGCCCTCCGTCGAGATCATGCCCTGGCGCGTGCCGGTCTTGGCGTTCAGAATCAGCAAGCGTCCGGCGGCGTCGGCCGTGTAGAGCCGGGTCGGGCTGGCCGAAACAAACTGGAATACGCCCGGCACCGCCCACAACTCCTGGCCCGTCTGCGGATCGAGCTTATACAGCCCGCCCGTTTCCGGAATGGCGTAGACGCCGTCGTCGGTGGCCATCGGAGTTTCGGCAATCGGATTGCCGATCGAAAACTGCCAGCGGGCCGTCCCCTTGTCCTCGCGCAGGGCATAAACGTAGCCGTCTCGCGAGGTGGCATAGACGTAGGGCGGGCGGTACATCAGCCCGCCCACCGCGCCTCTCGCTTTGAAGCGATAGATCGCCAGCAGGTCGTCGGGCTTGACGGCATAGATGTTGCCCGCGTCGGTTCCCCAAACGATGTTCTCCCGCGTGACGACGGGAGGCGAGAACGTGACGCCCTTGCCCCTGTAGTTCAAAGCGTTGTCGTTCAGCTTTTGCTCCAGGGGCGATTCGTCCTTGCGATTGGGGTCCGGCAGGCGGAAGGTGGTGATCATGCCGCTGACCAGCGGCACATAGACGCGTTCGTTGCTGATGGCCGGGCCGGCGATGGGCACGCTCTGCAACTTTCTCGACCACAACACGCGTCCGGTGGGGCGGTCGAAGAGGAACAGCTCGCCGCCGCTGGTCGAAGCGACGTACTTCTCGTTGGCGGTGGGCGCGGAGGTGACCGAACCGGGCCGGCCTATGTGGCCGATCCAGAGCGTTTCCCGCGTTTCCGCGTCGAGCACGTGAATTGCGGCCTGATCGGTCTGCGCCAGCAAGAGTCCGGACTCCAGCCGGAGATTGACGAGACGTCCGCGGGACGGGTCGAGCTCGATGCGCGTGGCCCAGGCGCGTTGCAGTCCATAAAGCTGGGCGGTTTCCTGCGGCACCACCTTGCCCACTGGGCGGGCCGCCTCGGCCGAGTTTGTGGCACAAAACAAGGCGACGGCCATCAGGCCGGCGATCGAACGGGCCATATTCCGAGTTCTCCGGTTGCGTTGGCAATAGCGAAGGGCGAGCATCCCTTTTATGATAGCCAGAACAGGCGGCAGACGCATGTGAATTTTCGCACGACCCGATTTGGGGACCTATTAACCGACCCGCCGACGCGGCGGGCCAGAGGCAGTAAAGCGTGTCATCGAGGGATCCGCAAGACTGGGGCCCGGACGCCCAAACGGCGATGGTTGAAATCCTAGGATACCTCAATCTATCGGCCGGCGCGGGCGATGCGCGCTTTGAGCGCAACCTGAACCTGGCGGCCAGCCTGGTCGCGCAAGGTCCGCTCGACGTACCCCGTTGGCAGGCCGTCGGGGAACTGCTGGCCGATCGTTTGGCCGCCGTGCGAGGCACGTCCGCCGCCTTCGGCAACGTGCAGCAGGCCGAAGCCGTGATCGAACTGGCCTTCGACCGCGTGCCTGACGCCTATCTGGCCTTCCACCGCGACCTGTTGCGGCACCAATCGCCGCACAACCTGTTTCGGCCCTTCTTTCTGGCCCGCGTTTGCGAGGCCGTGCTTCAGCAGGGAGCACCTTGGGACGAACGCGAGCGGATCGTGCCGGGGGCGATCAAGCAGCTCAATTCGTTCATCGGCCATCGCCCCGTGGCGGTGCTGCGATCGCCGCAGCAGGTCGAGCCTTATGAGCACGAATGGGTTTCGCCGGCGCCGCTTTATATTCG includes:
- a CDS encoding PQQ-binding-like beta-propeller repeat protein, translating into MARSIAGLMAVALFCATNSAEAARPVGKVVPQETAQLYGLQRAWATRIELDPSRGRLVNLRLESGLLLAQTDQAAIHVLDAETRETLWIGHIGRPGSVTSAPTANEKYVASTSGGELFLFDRPTGRVLWSRKLQSVPIAGPAISNERVYVPLVSGMITTFRLPDPNRKDESPLEQKLNDNALNYRGKGVTFSPPVVTRENIVWGTDAGNIYAVKPDDLLAIYRFKARGAVGGLMYRPPYVYATSRDGYVYALREDKGTARWQFSIGNPIAETPMATDDGVYAIPETGGLYKLDPQTGQELWAVPGVFQFVSASPTRLYTADAAGRLLILNAKTGTRQGMISTEGLTIKVFNRENDRIYLATATGLVQCLREIGLKQPAWHALVAVKDAEKSEGKAKGEGEEAKGKKPAADEGPDPFGVEDKTKDDPDDEKEDK